The Nitrospira sp. genome has a segment encoding these proteins:
- the shc gene encoding squalene--hopene cyclase, with the protein MNLIKTIFNRLSDSLLSGMQERLDPATEFTPVAPLRLVSERPVVLAALDASTVRRPISHAMGQPDSVDDAIKRSQSWFFTRQHAEGYWVAELEADTTLTSEYVMLRRFLGRVDLERELMAVRYLKSMQLPDGGWPIYYGGPSEISASVKAYFALKLSGVSADELFMVRAKERILAMGGVLQANVFTKITLALFDQYDWEGVPHMPVEIMLLPKKFYFSIYAISYWSRAVLIPLLIVFAHRPVCRISHEQGIDELYPIPREEVRYWKYPPFNKDQAWFTPHNFFVALDFMLKLYDRMPMRALREKALHKAASWMVDHLKGSGGLGAIYPAMANSIMALKCLGYKADDPLVVKALREIEELEVYDSVMVNGESVPTLHLQPCFSPVWDTALLTNALIEAGVPHDHPALQKAGLYLMSRQTKTIGDWIISSPNAQPGGWYFQFENELYPDVDDSAVVIMALSKLKIPGRDGELDESMRRGMQWVLAMQGSDGGWGAYDKDNNRVVFNYIPFADHKALLDPSTADLAGRCLEMLGALGYDQTHPAAGPALAFLKKEQEENGSWYGRWGVNYIYGTWSVLAGLRAIGEDLSAPYIRRAVSWLESKQNSDGGWGESCLSYCDDGDYHGRGESTPSQTAWALMGLMSAGAIDSFSVARGVQYLLRQQTKDGSWQEIAHTGTGFPRVFYLRYHWYCQYFPLWALAMYRNVRARGKTRADELRHHLKGADLPRAEH; encoded by the coding sequence ATGAACCTCATTAAGACGATTTTTAACCGCCTCTCTGACAGCTTGCTCTCCGGGATGCAGGAGAGGCTTGATCCTGCAACCGAGTTCACCCCTGTTGCACCGCTTCGCCTGGTATCGGAGAGACCGGTCGTGCTTGCCGCATTAGATGCGTCGACAGTGCGTCGTCCCATTAGTCATGCTATGGGGCAGCCGGATTCGGTTGATGATGCGATCAAGCGGAGCCAGTCCTGGTTTTTTACCCGCCAACATGCTGAGGGGTACTGGGTTGCCGAGCTAGAAGCCGATACCACCCTCACATCTGAATATGTGATGCTTCGCCGGTTCCTCGGCCGAGTGGATCTCGAACGAGAGCTGATGGCGGTTCGATATCTCAAATCGATGCAGCTTCCCGATGGAGGGTGGCCCATTTATTATGGAGGGCCCTCTGAGATCAGCGCCTCGGTGAAGGCCTATTTTGCCTTGAAACTGAGTGGCGTATCTGCGGATGAACTGTTCATGGTTCGGGCTAAGGAACGCATCTTGGCCATGGGTGGGGTCCTCCAGGCCAATGTGTTCACGAAAATCACGCTGGCGTTGTTCGATCAGTATGATTGGGAAGGGGTTCCCCACATGCCTGTGGAGATCATGCTGCTTCCCAAGAAATTCTATTTCAGTATCTATGCGATTTCCTATTGGTCACGGGCGGTCTTGATTCCATTACTGATTGTCTTTGCCCACCGGCCAGTCTGTCGGATCTCACATGAACAGGGGATCGATGAGTTGTATCCCATCCCGCGTGAAGAGGTGCGGTACTGGAAGTATCCTCCCTTCAACAAGGATCAAGCCTGGTTTACCCCGCACAACTTCTTTGTCGCGTTAGACTTTATGTTGAAGTTGTACGACCGAATGCCGATGAGGGCATTACGAGAGAAGGCACTGCATAAGGCTGCTTCCTGGATGGTGGATCACCTCAAAGGATCCGGGGGGCTCGGTGCGATTTATCCGGCGATGGCCAATTCCATCATGGCGCTCAAATGTTTGGGCTACAAAGCCGATGATCCGCTTGTCGTCAAGGCCCTGCGTGAGATCGAGGAGCTGGAAGTCTATGATTCAGTGATGGTGAACGGTGAGTCTGTGCCTACCCTGCATTTGCAACCTTGTTTTTCACCTGTCTGGGATACGGCGTTGCTGACGAATGCGTTGATTGAGGCCGGGGTGCCGCATGATCACCCAGCGCTCCAAAAGGCAGGTCTCTACCTGATGTCCCGCCAAACTAAAACGATAGGGGATTGGATCATTTCCTCGCCGAACGCTCAACCTGGTGGATGGTATTTTCAGTTTGAGAATGAGCTCTATCCGGATGTCGACGATTCCGCCGTTGTGATCATGGCGCTCTCTAAATTGAAGATCCCCGGTCGAGATGGTGAACTGGACGAGTCCATGCGCCGTGGTATGCAGTGGGTCTTGGCTATGCAAGGTTCGGACGGCGGGTGGGGCGCGTATGATAAAGACAATAACCGAGTCGTCTTCAACTATATTCCGTTTGCCGACCACAAGGCGCTGTTGGATCCTAGTACGGCTGATCTGGCCGGGCGCTGCTTGGAAATGCTCGGTGCCTTAGGGTATGACCAAACCCATCCGGCTGCGGGACCGGCGCTGGCCTTCTTGAAGAAAGAACAGGAGGAGAACGGTAGTTGGTATGGGCGGTGGGGTGTCAACTACATCTACGGGACATGGTCCGTGTTGGCCGGCCTACGTGCCATCGGCGAGGATCTTTCGGCCCCCTATATTCGTCGGGCTGTGTCTTGGCTGGAATCGAAACAGAATTCCGACGGCGGGTGGGGTGAGTCCTGTCTTTCCTATTGCGATGATGGTGATTACCACGGAAGAGGCGAGAGTACGCCATCCCAAACCGCATGGGCGCTCATGGGCCTGATGTCGGCTGGAGCAATCGATTCCTTCAGTGTGGCGCGCGGTGTGCAGTACCTCCTTCGGCAACAAACGAAGGATGGATCTTGGCAGGAGATTGCCCACACCGGCACGGGATTCCCTCGTGTTTTTTATCTTCGCTATCATTGGTATTGCCAGTACTTCCCCTTGTGGGCGTTGGCCATGTATCGCAACGTGCGTGCTCGTGGGAAAACACGGGCCGATGAACTGCGCCATCACCTCAAAGGTGCTGACCTCCCTCGGGCCGAGCATTGA
- a CDS encoding ABC transporter permease, whose amino-acid sequence MGRMLIFVVSAFGWLARPPFRVNQTVKQLHFIGYKSTFVVVLTATFTGMVLALQGYHTLRKFGSEGLLGAAVAVSMIRELGPVLAALMVTARAGSAMTAEIGIMRITEQIDALDTMAVNPLQYLIAPKLVAGLIGVPLLVAIFDVVGIYGGHVVGVELLGVNAGTYWNSIESAVEWKDVYGGILKSISFGLIISWVCCYKGFFTRMSAEGLGNATTEAVVLSSVLILVWDYFLTALLFNL is encoded by the coding sequence ATGGGTCGCATGCTGATCTTTGTCGTGTCGGCCTTTGGCTGGTTGGCACGTCCCCCGTTTCGAGTCAATCAAACCGTCAAGCAACTCCATTTTATCGGCTATAAATCGACGTTTGTCGTCGTGCTGACCGCGACGTTCACGGGTATGGTGTTGGCGTTGCAGGGGTATCATACATTGAGGAAGTTCGGATCGGAGGGGTTGCTTGGCGCAGCCGTGGCGGTCAGCATGATTCGTGAGTTGGGGCCGGTGCTGGCTGCACTTATGGTGACGGCAAGGGCTGGGTCTGCCATGACGGCGGAGATCGGAATCATGCGGATTACGGAACAAATCGATGCGCTCGATACCATGGCCGTCAATCCACTCCAATACCTCATCGCGCCGAAGCTGGTTGCAGGGTTGATCGGTGTGCCGCTCTTGGTCGCGATTTTTGACGTCGTGGGAATTTACGGTGGTCATGTTGTGGGAGTTGAGCTGCTTGGGGTGAATGCCGGTACGTACTGGAACTCCATTGAATCCGCAGTGGAGTGGAAAGACGTCTATGGAGGCATTTTGAAATCCATCAGTTTCGGGCTGATTATCAGTTGGGTTTGTTGCTATAAGGGATTCTTTACCAGAATGAGTGCCGAGGGCTTGGGCAACGCCACGACCGAGGCGGTCGTCTTGTCGTCGGTCCTCATTCTCGTGTGGGACTATTTTTTGACGGCACTGCTTTTTAATCTTTAA
- a CDS encoding ATP-binding cassette domain-containing protein, whose amino-acid sequence MLKLVGVTKTLGGQQVLRGVDLAVPQGKLTTIIGRSGEGKSVLLKHMIGLLQPDAGEVWVDDVEISRLRGHALNEVRKRFAMLFQGAALFDSLTVFENVAFPLRERLRLKGPEVTSRVEEKLDQVGLSGMGHKFPAELSGGMRKRAGLARALVMQPEIILFDEPTTGLDPLMAKSIHDLITSMQRKFKFTAVMVSHEIPEIFGISDYVAILKHGKIAAMAEPSEFQRTTDPEIKEFISVGGTVLTASPGFAR is encoded by the coding sequence ATGCTGAAGCTGGTCGGGGTGACCAAGACATTGGGCGGGCAGCAGGTCTTGAGAGGCGTCGATCTGGCGGTGCCACAAGGGAAGCTTACCACGATCATCGGTCGCAGTGGAGAAGGCAAGAGTGTGTTGCTGAAACACATGATCGGCTTACTCCAGCCTGATGCGGGCGAAGTGTGGGTCGACGACGTCGAGATATCACGGCTGCGCGGGCATGCGTTGAACGAGGTCCGGAAGCGGTTCGCGATGTTGTTCCAGGGGGCGGCGCTATTCGACTCGCTGACTGTCTTTGAAAATGTCGCGTTCCCTCTCCGCGAAAGACTCCGCTTGAAGGGACCGGAGGTGACCAGCCGGGTCGAGGAGAAGCTGGATCAAGTCGGCTTAAGCGGAATGGGGCATAAGTTTCCGGCAGAATTGAGCGGAGGCATGCGCAAGCGCGCAGGGTTGGCACGCGCGTTGGTCATGCAACCGGAAATTATTCTGTTTGATGAACCGACCACCGGACTCGATCCGCTCATGGCCAAATCGATTCATGATCTGATTACGAGTATGCAACGAAAATTTAAGTTTACCGCTGTGATGGTGAGTCATGAAATTCCGGAAATTTTCGGGATTTCGGATTACGTGGCCATCTTGAAGCACGGGAAGATTGCGGCGATGGCCGAACCATCCGAGTTTCAACGTACCACGGATCCTGAAATCAAGGAGTTCATTTCGGTGGGAGGGACAGTGCTGACGGCAAGTCCCGGTTTTGCTCGCTAA
- the mlaD gene encoding outer membrane lipid asymmetry maintenance protein MlaD: protein MEKAKLEMIVGVFVLIGVICLGYLSIKLGKLELIGGDVYEVDALFNSATGLKSGAAVEIAGVEVGRVKAISLKEDRALVRLGLHNGTKLYSDTIASIKTRGIIGERYLSLSPGGGGDSLKPGDTIRDTESGLDLEELVSQYVHGKIN from the coding sequence ATGGAGAAAGCCAAGCTGGAGATGATTGTCGGGGTCTTTGTGTTGATCGGGGTCATCTGCTTGGGGTATCTCTCCATCAAGCTGGGGAAACTAGAATTGATCGGCGGAGATGTTTACGAGGTTGATGCGCTGTTCAACTCCGCGACGGGATTGAAGTCGGGGGCGGCAGTGGAAATAGCCGGCGTTGAAGTGGGGCGAGTCAAGGCGATCAGCCTGAAGGAGGATCGGGCTCTCGTACGGCTGGGGTTGCACAATGGGACGAAGCTCTATTCGGATACCATCGCATCGATCAAGACGAGAGGAATTATCGGCGAGAGGTATCTGTCCCTATCGCCGGGTGGAGGGGGCGATTCGTTGAAGCCGGGTGATACGATTCGAGATACGGAGTCCGGCCTCGATTTAGAGGAATTGGTGAGCCAATACGTTCACGGGAAAATAAATTGA
- a CDS encoding ABC transporter substrate-binding protein: MAHGFGEQVRYLRKHLRIICSVGILAVCLSWVGVEPAIAGPPTEAMKGTIDEVLRILANKEFKQPSKVEERRSLLEKVIGDRFDYEELTERALGKHWKGVSPDQRKEVVDLFRSLLIKTYANRIESYSGEGVQYLRERVEHIEGKEYAEVLTKILSEKSALRADYQLIHKAGDWRVYDVKIEDVSLVRNFRSQFDRVIEKSSFAGLLEELREKSGKFKAP, encoded by the coding sequence ATGGCGCATGGATTTGGCGAACAGGTGAGATATCTGCGCAAGCACTTACGAATTATCTGTTCCGTGGGAATTCTGGCCGTATGCCTTTCATGGGTTGGAGTAGAGCCTGCCATTGCTGGGCCACCCACAGAAGCAATGAAGGGGACCATCGACGAAGTATTGCGAATTCTCGCCAATAAGGAATTTAAACAGCCATCAAAAGTGGAAGAGCGTCGCTCTCTCCTAGAGAAAGTGATCGGAGACAGATTCGATTATGAAGAGCTCACGGAACGCGCGCTTGGGAAACATTGGAAAGGCGTATCGCCTGATCAACGTAAGGAAGTTGTCGATCTCTTCAGGTCGCTGCTGATCAAAACCTATGCCAATAGAATCGAAAGCTATTCTGGAGAAGGGGTTCAATATCTCCGTGAGCGGGTTGAGCATATAGAGGGGAAAGAATATGCTGAAGTACTTACTAAAATCCTATCTGAGAAATCAGCACTCCGAGCCGATTATCAGCTTATCCATAAGGCGGGAGATTGGCGTGTTTATGATGTGAAGATCGAGGACGTCAGTCTTGTGAGAAATTTTCGTTCACAGTTTGATCGGGTTATTGAAAAATCCTCTTTTGCAGGTCTTCTGGAAGAGCTTCGAGAAAAATCCGGGAAGTTCAAGGCGCCATAG
- a CDS encoding BamA/TamA family outer membrane protein, translating into MRSLAIRFVLALLMIFCLVPLNQAQAEVKLFPIPAISTSKNDGSDFGLIVPALFTGPDGDLKYLVAPMVVHNSFVGTRGTVNLFRYEPGGKELRGIASWSERIERKFLLSYVDPGFSNGRYSIGFSAMHFKNATMRFFGLGPTTAKGDQTNYTASETRLNWKFGIYANEVTQIAVSQRLRHMQPIQQGAADLFPFSGDLFPEAPGMEGATILGQRISFHYDTRNNLVTPTDGMAVTAYAELNYNFKRGVEPLYSRYGIEVKKMFASESKRAILVVRGELQATLGTDVPFYEQSSLGGQNNLRGFGMDRYIDKQMIAFSVEERIHILRTRLAGVMADFELAPFLDTGQVFNSFKNVSFKDYRITPGVGFRGIIRPNVVGRIDWGFSKEGSAIFAGLDFPY; encoded by the coding sequence ATGCGTAGCCTTGCGATTCGCTTTGTCCTTGCATTGCTCATGATCTTTTGTCTGGTGCCTCTCAATCAGGCTCAGGCGGAGGTAAAGCTTTTCCCAATTCCCGCCATCAGTACCAGCAAAAACGACGGCAGCGATTTCGGGTTGATTGTGCCGGCTCTCTTCACGGGACCGGATGGGGATCTGAAGTATTTGGTCGCTCCCATGGTGGTGCATAACTCGTTCGTCGGTACGCGTGGAACGGTCAATCTATTCCGCTATGAACCGGGTGGGAAAGAGCTCCGAGGCATTGCGTCCTGGTCGGAGCGTATTGAGCGGAAATTCTTGTTGAGCTATGTCGATCCTGGATTCAGTAATGGCCGATACAGCATCGGGTTCAGTGCCATGCACTTCAAGAACGCCACCATGCGTTTTTTCGGGTTGGGTCCGACGACTGCCAAAGGAGATCAGACGAACTACACGGCTTCTGAAACAAGACTGAATTGGAAGTTTGGTATCTATGCCAACGAGGTCACGCAAATCGCGGTCAGTCAGCGGCTGCGGCATATGCAACCGATCCAGCAGGGCGCCGCAGATCTGTTCCCATTTTCTGGCGACCTGTTTCCGGAGGCTCCCGGCATGGAGGGGGCCACGATTTTGGGGCAGCGGATCAGTTTCCATTACGATACGCGCAATAACCTCGTCACTCCTACCGATGGAATGGCCGTCACCGCCTATGCCGAGCTGAACTATAACTTTAAGCGGGGTGTAGAGCCGCTGTATTCGCGGTATGGGATCGAGGTCAAGAAGATGTTTGCGAGCGAATCCAAGCGCGCCATTCTCGTGGTTCGTGGTGAGCTGCAAGCCACCCTCGGCACCGACGTGCCATTTTATGAGCAAAGTTCACTCGGCGGGCAGAATAATCTGCGTGGGTTCGGAATGGATCGTTACATCGATAAGCAGATGATTGCGTTCAGTGTCGAAGAGCGGATTCATATTCTGCGCACTCGCCTTGCCGGGGTCATGGCGGATTTTGAACTGGCGCCGTTCCTCGATACCGGACAGGTGTTTAACTCATTCAAGAATGTGAGTTTCAAAGACTATCGGATCACGCCGGGTGTCGGATTTCGCGGAATCATCAGACCCAATGTAGTAGGGCGAATCGATTGGGGATTCAGCAAAGAGGGGAGTGCTATTTTTGCGGGGCTCGATTTTCCCTATTAA
- a CDS encoding 1-deoxy-D-xylulose-5-phosphate synthase, whose protein sequence is MSILKKIHSPADLKRVSPDQFPALCQEIREQIIGAVSNVGGHLASNLGVVELTVALQYLLDTPTDKIIWDTSNQSYTHKLLTGRREQFHTLRQYGGLSGFCKREESEYDTFNAGHAGTGVSAAFGMVEAREQLKQKHKVVCVVGDGAMTSGMTLEGLHHAGGLGKDFLVILNDNQMSISKNVGAISAYLSRTITGEFYGRMREETGQLLGKIPHIGSDIQKLARRAEELAKGVILPGLLFEELGFQYSGPIDGHNFEHLLPTLENVLKMRGPVLLHIITKKGLGYEPAMKNPVWFHACPPFVRETGVPAKKAVRPSYTAIAMDALVKLAREDKRIVAITAAMCEGTGLTAFEKEFPDRLYDVGIAEQHAVTFAAGLAAQGLKPVVAMYATFLQRAYDQVVHDVATQNLPVAFCIDRGGLVAEDGTTHHGAFDYAFLRHVPNMVVMAPKDENELQHMMKTAMEYNSPISVRYPRGVTLGVRMDDAPHTLPIGKGELLKDGTDVAIMAIGVSVWQAMEAAQRLSEEGVSTAVVNARFVKPLDQEMVVDVAKRVRYVVTVEEGCKMGGFGSAVLETLAEAGVSGVKAKVLGLPDWYIEQGPQDLLRERYGLTAEGIYQSVKELIGKAPAGKTQFVGAVHAGHLPHGDEQGS, encoded by the coding sequence ATGTCCATCTTGAAGAAGATCCATAGTCCGGCTGATCTGAAACGAGTATCTCCAGACCAATTTCCGGCATTGTGCCAAGAGATTCGTGAACAGATCATCGGTGCGGTCTCCAATGTGGGAGGACATTTAGCCTCAAACTTAGGAGTGGTCGAGCTCACTGTCGCGCTGCAGTATCTCCTGGATACACCGACCGACAAGATTATATGGGACACCAGTAACCAGTCCTATACGCACAAACTGTTGACCGGTCGCCGAGAGCAGTTCCATACGCTTCGACAGTATGGAGGACTGAGTGGATTCTGCAAGCGTGAAGAAAGTGAATACGACACGTTCAATGCCGGGCATGCCGGGACTGGGGTGTCGGCTGCTTTCGGTATGGTGGAAGCCCGTGAGCAGCTGAAGCAAAAGCATAAGGTCGTGTGTGTCGTTGGTGACGGGGCGATGACGTCCGGCATGACGCTTGAAGGTCTGCACCATGCCGGAGGGCTCGGGAAAGATTTCCTCGTGATTCTCAACGACAATCAGATGTCGATCTCGAAAAATGTCGGAGCGATTTCTGCCTATTTGAGTCGGACGATTACGGGTGAGTTTTACGGGAGGATGCGTGAAGAGACGGGGCAGCTGTTGGGCAAGATTCCTCATATCGGCAGTGATATACAAAAGCTCGCCCGTCGTGCCGAGGAGCTTGCAAAGGGCGTGATTCTCCCTGGATTGCTGTTTGAAGAGCTTGGGTTTCAATATAGTGGTCCCATCGATGGGCACAACTTTGAGCATCTCCTCCCCACACTTGAGAACGTGTTGAAAATGAGGGGACCGGTCCTTCTCCACATCATTACGAAAAAGGGACTCGGTTATGAGCCGGCCATGAAGAATCCCGTGTGGTTTCATGCCTGCCCACCGTTTGTTCGAGAGACGGGTGTTCCTGCGAAAAAAGCCGTACGTCCTTCGTACACGGCGATCGCAATGGATGCGTTAGTCAAATTGGCTCGTGAAGATAAGCGCATCGTGGCCATCACGGCGGCAATGTGTGAAGGGACAGGCCTGACAGCCTTTGAGAAAGAATTTCCAGACCGCCTCTACGATGTCGGTATTGCGGAACAGCATGCCGTGACCTTTGCGGCAGGGCTTGCGGCGCAAGGACTGAAACCGGTCGTGGCGATGTACGCGACGTTTCTCCAACGGGCCTATGATCAAGTCGTGCACGACGTGGCGACGCAGAATCTTCCCGTGGCATTCTGTATTGATCGTGGCGGTCTTGTGGCTGAGGATGGAACCACTCATCACGGTGCCTTTGATTATGCCTTCCTGCGTCATGTTCCCAACATGGTCGTGATGGCGCCAAAGGATGAGAACGAGCTTCAGCACATGATGAAAACAGCCATGGAATACAATAGCCCGATTTCTGTGCGGTATCCGCGTGGAGTGACCCTGGGCGTTAGAATGGATGACGCTCCGCACACGCTACCGATCGGGAAAGGTGAATTGCTGAAGGATGGAACCGATGTGGCGATCATGGCGATTGGGGTCTCCGTATGGCAAGCGATGGAGGCCGCTCAGCGACTCAGCGAAGAAGGCGTCTCTACGGCAGTCGTCAATGCTCGGTTTGTGAAGCCCCTCGATCAGGAAATGGTCGTGGATGTGGCGAAACGCGTTCGGTATGTCGTGACGGTTGAAGAAGGCTGTAAGATGGGCGGGTTCGGCTCCGCGGTGCTTGAGACGTTGGCGGAGGCGGGTGTCTCCGGTGTGAAGGCCAAGGTGCTGGGTTTGCCTGATTGGTATATCGAACAGGGGCCGCAAGATTTGCTGCGAGAACGATATGGGTTGACGGCGGAGGGGATTTATCAAAGCGTCAAGGAGTTGATCGGCAAGGCCCCAGCGGGGAAAACACAGTTTGTCGGTGCCGTACATGCCGGTCATCTTCCACATGGCGATGAACAGGGGAGCTGA
- the ispG gene encoding flavodoxin-dependent (E)-4-hydroxy-3-methylbut-2-enyl-diphosphate synthase: MHITRRKTRQIQVGTVKIGGDAPVSVQSMCSTDTRDATATIEEIRRLEEVGCELIRVAVPDEEAAAALPKIKAAMTVPLIADIHFDHRLALKATQVVDCVRINPGNIGAWWKVEEVIKAVNDHGIPIRVGVNGGSLERHLLEKYGWPSPEALAESALNAVRSLEDVGFTNMKVSLKASDVHHAIDAYYLFAMQSNYPLHIGITEAGTAMTGAVKSAMGLGYLLSQGIGDTLRVSLAADPVEEVKVGYEILKSLELRHRGINVIACPTCGRVEIDVVRMANELEKKLGHIKTPLNVSVLGCVVNGIGEGKEADIGIAGGEGKGILFKKGKLVRKVPMEELMDTLIVEVEQLAKEKEAERNGELVASGAGDGWEPLIPQGDQPSTLGKEIPVLPHR; this comes from the coding sequence ATGCATATCACAAGGCGAAAAACTCGGCAGATTCAAGTCGGCACGGTGAAGATCGGCGGTGATGCGCCGGTGTCCGTGCAATCGATGTGCTCGACCGACACGCGCGATGCCACTGCAACTATCGAGGAGATCCGCCGATTGGAAGAAGTCGGCTGCGAACTCATCCGTGTTGCCGTGCCGGACGAAGAAGCGGCGGCCGCTCTTCCAAAGATCAAGGCGGCCATGACGGTGCCGTTGATCGCCGATATCCATTTTGATCATCGGCTTGCCCTGAAAGCCACGCAAGTTGTCGATTGTGTCCGGATCAACCCTGGTAATATTGGCGCCTGGTGGAAAGTCGAAGAAGTTATTAAGGCCGTGAATGACCACGGCATTCCCATCCGTGTTGGAGTGAACGGCGGATCGCTCGAGCGGCACTTGTTGGAGAAATACGGCTGGCCTTCCCCCGAAGCCTTGGCTGAGTCGGCGTTGAACGCGGTGCGTTCGCTCGAGGATGTCGGCTTCACCAATATGAAGGTGTCACTCAAGGCATCCGATGTGCACCATGCGATCGATGCCTACTATCTCTTTGCGATGCAGTCGAACTATCCGTTGCACATCGGCATCACCGAAGCTGGGACGGCGATGACCGGCGCTGTAAAATCGGCCATGGGTCTGGGATATCTTCTCTCGCAGGGCATCGGAGATACATTGCGGGTGTCGCTTGCTGCCGATCCGGTAGAAGAAGTGAAGGTCGGCTACGAGATTCTCAAGTCGCTTGAGTTGCGGCATCGTGGTATCAATGTCATTGCGTGCCCCACCTGTGGGCGGGTCGAGATCGATGTCGTCCGTATGGCGAATGAACTGGAGAAGAAACTCGGCCATATTAAGACGCCGCTGAACGTCTCTGTGCTCGGATGTGTCGTGAATGGCATCGGAGAAGGGAAAGAAGCCGATATTGGGATTGCCGGTGGCGAGGGAAAAGGTATTTTGTTCAAGAAAGGAAAACTCGTCAGGAAGGTCCCGATGGAAGAATTGATGGATACGCTGATTGTGGAAGTGGAGCAGCTTGCAAAAGAGAAAGAAGCGGAAAGAAACGGTGAGCTGGTTGCTTCCGGTGCTGGTGACGGATGGGAACCTCTGATTCCTCAGGGTGATCAGCCCTCGACGCTCGGTAAAGAAATTCCAGTCTTGCCTCACAGGTAG
- a CDS encoding DUF2029 domain-containing protein encodes MAHVTVRGTMRLQSIIRWIRDLAVSPLFVRLAKLGLTIAAVVHGYIISFGRSYHFRDIDIHREIGRRFLTGDYLYANDYCYMYLPTTGIYFAPLLILDRNPSLALRYAVAIGCLVMTVIFFHRMVCSSSVTEPWSRLLMGVGAGALTLQFILNDLDDGGPHLMLLGIIAGGIYAIWLGREWLGAALMGFSIVLKITPALFVLFLLWKRQWRLAWYTVLATVLWILLPILYMGPTSWWDHHMEWTRNAVLSVLDRQVEGRQENELQKANLSLRHTMLRYLVTYPPTHRLRQVDESYKPVLDLPAPLANAIVGVAVICIVGLFAWSSRRTFQGPGDSEWGRECAGVLLLALFLSPITWDQHLVWMIPAACIVVAAATKMSGALSRTGYTMLAVYVVLTMVLNYEVVGRVRWEALKSYHHLGIAMLILYGLLLSTKEREASSPLQSEPMLPASPRIANEI; translated from the coding sequence GTGGCTCATGTCACTGTGCGTGGCACAATGCGATTGCAATCGATCATCCGATGGATTCGTGACTTGGCCGTCTCTCCTCTCTTTGTCCGATTGGCAAAGCTCGGCCTTACCATTGCTGCGGTCGTCCACGGCTACATCATTTCCTTTGGACGCTCGTATCACTTCCGGGACATTGATATCCATCGGGAGATCGGCCGGCGTTTTCTCACCGGCGATTACCTCTACGCCAATGACTACTGCTATATGTATTTGCCCACCACCGGGATCTATTTTGCTCCGCTGCTCATACTGGACAGAAATCCAAGTCTGGCCCTGCGGTATGCGGTGGCTATCGGATGTTTAGTCATGACGGTGATATTCTTTCACCGGATGGTGTGTTCTTCATCCGTAACGGAACCGTGGAGTCGATTGCTGATGGGAGTCGGCGCAGGAGCATTAACGCTCCAGTTCATCTTGAACGATCTCGATGACGGCGGTCCACATCTCATGCTGCTAGGGATTATCGCCGGTGGAATCTACGCAATATGGCTCGGGAGAGAATGGCTGGGAGCTGCCTTGATGGGATTCAGCATCGTCCTGAAGATTACGCCTGCGCTCTTCGTGCTCTTCTTGCTCTGGAAGCGGCAGTGGCGGCTTGCCTGGTACACGGTCCTCGCGACTGTTCTTTGGATTCTACTGCCCATTCTCTACATGGGACCGACGAGTTGGTGGGACCATCACATGGAATGGACGAGGAATGCGGTGTTATCGGTACTCGATCGACAGGTGGAGGGGCGACAGGAAAATGAGCTGCAGAAGGCCAACCTTTCGCTCCGCCATACTATGCTGCGGTACCTTGTGACGTATCCCCCAACTCATCGATTGCGGCAAGTAGATGAGAGTTACAAGCCGGTGTTGGATCTTCCTGCACCGCTGGCGAACGCTATTGTTGGAGTGGCTGTAATCTGTATCGTCGGACTATTCGCCTGGTCTAGTCGGCGAACATTTCAAGGGCCTGGAGATTCGGAATGGGGGCGAGAGTGCGCGGGAGTCCTCCTGTTGGCACTGTTTCTTTCACCCATCACGTGGGATCAGCATCTCGTTTGGATGATACCGGCGGCCTGTATCGTCGTAGCTGCCGCAACAAAGATGAGCGGAGCGTTGAGCCGCACAGGGTACACGATGTTGGCGGTGTATGTGGTCCTGACGATGGTACTGAATTATGAAGTCGTGGGGAGAGTCAGATGGGAAGCCTTGAAAAGTTATCATCACCTCGGTATTGCCATGCTCATCTTGTATGGTTTGCTTCTCAGTACGAAGGAGAGAGAGGCGTCCTCTCCCCTCCAGTCAGAGCCTATGCTTCCTGCCTCTCCTCGAATTGCAAATGAGATCTAA